In Uranotaenia lowii strain MFRU-FL chromosome 2, ASM2978415v1, whole genome shotgun sequence, one genomic interval encodes:
- the LOC129743549 gene encoding uncharacterized protein LOC129743549: MDDSIICIVCQKKEEDSSQVLTCAYCFSCAHFRCKNIIGNAIGRWKKKLYYCTPECSVIYQRVIDMQNNNIIDTLGSQLKSITIKEMENVKAEVRLVTSAIESSQEFLSAKIDSINADFNELKLENQTMKHEMEILKQSHSALEETVRKLEASVDMSARFATSKNLVFLGLPVIENENVPDLIVKTLATIGVEARVDSFTLAERFFPPGKNKKAIIPIRVIFKSTECKELVMSKKGKFGKLLSTSVHPSLNIDGKSLTVSIRDELTPLALDLLKETRESQDILEFKYVWPGRSGVVLAKKDEASKPEIIKNKSDLIKLTKNALAQQKTDQSNQTSPDIVQENKRKKRI; the protein is encoded by the coding sequence ATGGATGATTCTATTATTTGCATAGTTTGTCAGAAAAAAGAAGAGGATTCAAGCCAAGTTCTAACTTGTGCGTACTGCTTTTCCTGTGCCCACTTCAGATGTAAAAACATAATTGGAAATGCGATTGgtcgatggaaaaaaaaactttattattgTACACCCGAATGTTCTGTTATCTATCAACGCGTTATCGATATgcaaaataataacataatCGACAcgctcggctcccaactaaaatcaATTACAATCAAAGAAATGGAAAATGTTAAAGCAGAAGTTAGACTAGTGACGTCAGCAATTGAATCTTCTCAGGAATTTTTATCAGCTAAAATCGATTCAATCAATGCTGATTTCAACGAactaaaattagaaaatcaaaCGATGAAGCATGAAATGGAGATCTTAAAACAGTCTCACTCAGCCCTTGAAGAAACTGTGCGCAAACTTGAAGCTAGTGTCGATATGTCCGCTAGATTTGCTACCTCAAAAAATCTTGTATTTCTGGGATTACCtgttattgaaaatgaaaacgttCCTGATCTAATTGTTAAAACTTTAGCTACTATAGGTGTTGAGGCTCGTGTAGACTCCTTTACACTTGCAGAACGGTTTTTCCCGCCAGGTAAAAACAAGAAAGCAATAATTCCAATTAGagttattttcaaatcaacTGAATGTAAAGAATTAGTTATGAGTAAAAAAGGAAAGTTCGGAAAACTTCTATCGACATCTGTACACCCGTCTTTAAATATTGACGGAAAATCTCTTACTGTTAGTATTAGAGATGAGCTAACTCCATTGGCACTTGATCTCCTTAAAGAAACGCGCGAATCTCAAGACATACTTGAATTTAAATATGTTTGGCCTGGTAGAAGTGGTGTTGTTTTAGCAAAAAAAGATGAAGCGTCTAAgcctgaaataattaaaaataaatctgacctaattaaattaacaaaaaatgccTTAGCTCAGCAAAAAACTGATCAATCAAATCAAACTTCACCGGATATTGTTCAAGAAAATAAACGTAAGAAGAGgatataa